A window of Selenomonadales bacterium genomic DNA:
ATGATCGTATCCGAATCGGCACGCGAGATCGCCGATGAGATCATCGAGGAGCTTGGGCGCGGCGTGACGTTCCTCCATGGAGAGGGTGCGTTTACGGGACAACCAAGACGTGTCATCTTCGTCGTAGTCAACTTGACGCAGATCGCGCGTATCAAGATGCTCACAGCCAAAGTCGATCCGTATGCATTTATGATCGTACAGGATGCTTCGGAAGTCATGGGCCGCGGATTCACGCTCCCCAAATCGCCTCCTGCGGTGCAACGGACAGAAGAATCTGCGGAAAAATGAGGATTTATGCAAAAAAAGCAGGACAAATGAAGGTCGTAGCATAATTTATACAAGATAAAGAGAAATTTGATATCTTTTAAGCAGAGAGGCAAACGAATGAAGATATTTCAGAATGATTGGGCACCTCTTTTAGAAGCGGAGATGCAGAAAGAGTATTATCAAAAATTGCGCACGATATTGATAAAAGAGTACAAAACGCGGACGATCTATCCCGATATGTATGATATTTTCAATGCGATGCATTATACGCCGTACAACAAGGTAAAAGTCGTTATCTTGGGACAAGACCCGTATCACGGCCCGCGTCAGGCGCACGGACTGAGTTTTTCGGTCTTGCCGGGCGTAGAACCACCGCCGTCGCTCGTCAATATCTTCAAGGAGCTTGAGAGCGATCTCGGCTGCAAAGTGCCGAATCACGGTTGTCTCAGGCATTGGGCTAAGCAGGGTGTGCTTCTTCTCAATACAGTCTTGACGGTGCGCGAATATCAGGCGAACTCGCATCAGGGCATCGGCTGGGAAGAATTTACCGATCGTATCATTACGCATCTCAATCAGCGCAAAGAGCCGATGGTATTTATCTTGTGGGGCAGACCTGCACAGCGCAAGCAGTCGATGATCACGAATCCCAATCATCTTGTTATTACCTCTCCGCATCCAAGTCCGCTGTCGGCGTATCGGGGCTTCTTCGGCAGTCGGCCGTTCTCGAAGGCAAATGACTTTTTGATGAGGCATGGCATGGAGCCGATCGACTGGCAGTTGCCGATGGAAGAGGAGATATCAAAATAAAAAGCAAAAAAAGAATAAGGAGATGAGGCAAAGCTTATGTTGGAAAAATTGTTTCATATCAAAGAGAGAGGTTCCAGTGTCCGCACAGAGATGATTGCGGGGCTGACGACGTTCGTAACGATCTCATACGTTATTTTTGTTATTCCGAACATGCTTTGTGATGCAGGTATGCCCAAAGATGCTGCGATCGCATCGACGATGTATGCGACGATCATGGCGACGATCTTGATGGGGCTTGTGGCGAACTATCCTGTTGCTGTTGCACCGGGGCTTGGTATCAATGCATTTTTTGCGTATTATGTTGTAGGTTACTTGGGACTTCCGTGGCAGACAGCTCTCGGTGCTGTATTCATTTCGGGTATGATCTTCTTATTGATGACATTTGGAGGTATCCGACAGGCTATCATTCGTGCTGTTCCGCAGAACCTCAAGACGGCGATCGGTGTCGGTATCGGCTTTTTCATCGCATTCATCGGTATGAAAAATGCGGGAATCGTTGTTGATGATCCTTCTACGTTCGTTACGCTCGGCAACATCATGCAAGGACCTGCGATGCTTGCAACGCTCGGTGTCATTCTGGCAGGTGCCTTGATGGCAAAACGTGTGCAAGGTGCGATGCTTATCAGTATTTTTGTATTGACAGTCGTCGGTATGTTCACGGGACTTGTTCCTCAACCGACGAGCATCCATGATATTATCAGCTTTGATCTCCCATCGCTCAGCGGTACATTTATGGCGCTTGATATTGCGGCGGCACTCGAATTTGGGCTGTTCTCGATTATCTTCACGTTTACGATCGTTGAGCTGTTTGATAATATGGGTACTCTTATCGGTCTGACGCGCAAGGCAAAATTGATGGACGAAAAAGGCGAAGTGCAAGACCTTGACCGCGCACTTACGGCTGATGCTGTCGGTGCGGTAGCCGGTTCTGTCATGGGTACGACGACAGTGACGGCATATATCGAAAGTGCGACAGGTATCGCGGAAGGCGGCAAAACGGGCTTGACGGCATTCGTTGTGGCGGGACTTTTTGCGGTAGCACTTTTCTTCGCGCCGCTTGTCGGACTTGTGCCTGCGTATGCAACGGCACCTGCGCTCATTCTTGTCGGTGCGCTGATGATCATGGAAGTGCGTGCGATCGACTTTGACGATCTGACGGAAGGGATCCCTGCTTTCTTGACGATCGTAATGATGCCGCTTACATTCAGTATTGCGAACGGCTTTGCCTTTGGTTTTATCAGTTATGCGTTCCTGAAGCTATTGGCGGGACGTGGTAGAGAAGTACATTATATCGTATGGTTGGTAGCGATCGCATTTATCGCGAACTTCTTCATGCGTATGCAGTAAGAGAAAGAAAGACGGGGGAATCAACGTGGCAAAAAAGAAAAATAAAAACCAAGAGCAGATCTCTGCTCCGAAGAAGAAAGGTCAGAGCGGTCAGAAGATGATGGACAAGAAGTTCTTCACGATCAGTGATATTCTTTTCTTGTGTATCATTATTTATCATGTATGTACTCGTGAATGGCCGGTCGGCGGTCAGCTTCAGACGATCATGGACGTCTGCTTGGGATTTGCGTTCGTGTCGCTTATCATCAAGTGGTATGCACTTTTGAAAAAATAATACGGATATCAATAACAGCGTGCTCGGTAACGGCACGCTGTTTTCACTTTTTTGGCGCAGATGGAATACGATGCGGTAAGGAGGGGAGCGGGATGTTTTTGCGTGAGGTGTTTTTCAGTCAGCTGCACTATCGAAAGGTAGAGGATGTGAAAGGCGGGCGAATAGGACTTCTGCGAGATGTTGTCGTTTCTCTTGACGGGGCGTATCCGATCGTCGTCGGCCTCTGCATTGGTGAAGGTGCATATATTCCGATCGAGGCGGTCACGGGCGGTCTGGCAGGCGGTGTGTTCTGCGCGGCGGATCATGTGCGAAAAGAGCTTGCCGCAGGAGAATACGAAGTGGCAAGACTTTTACTTGATAAACAGGTGCTCGACTGTGCAGGCAGGCGTGTGTATCGGGTGAATGATATCGTGTTCGTATCGTATGGCAGGGAGGATGCGGAAGAGCGGTGCTGTTTTGCAGGGGTCGAGGTCGGTGTCGGCGGTATCTGCCGTCGCGTGGGCTTGTCATGGCTGGCGGGTCTGGTGAAGGAACGGTTGGTCGGGTATCATCAGCTTGCAATATCTGATGAAGGAGAGGTTCCGTTTTGTTTAAGACTGCGTGCACAGCGGTTGGGTGAGGTGTCGGCAGACGATATCGGCGCGATCTGCAGGCAGTACGGTCCTAAAAAAAGCAGAGAGTTCTTAAGGCATTTGCCGAATGTGACTGTCTGTCATGCGCTGATGCGAATGGATGAGAAGGAGCGCAAGGGGATATTGGTCTTGTTTGATGAGGAGGAGCTGGTCGTGCTTCTTCGCTCAATGCCGCGTGCAGAGCGCGAAGAAGTGTATGGTGGATTACCGCGCTTTTATCGGTATCGTCACGATAGGAAAGGTGGCCGTGTGCCATGAAGATACGTGCGCGGTGTATGCTTTTGGCGGCTGTGATGGGGCCGGGGATACTCACGGCGATGGCCGATAACGATGCGGGCGGTATTGCGATGTATATGCAGGCGGGCGGAGAATACGGATACCTAATGACAGTCGTCGTGCTCGTCAGTATCGTTTGCTTGGCTGTCTGTCAAGAATTGTCGGCGCGCACAGGCGTTGCGAGCGGGCAGGGACTTGCATCGCTCATTCGCGAGCAGTACGGTGTTGGGTGGAGTTTGTTCG
This region includes:
- a CDS encoding uracil-DNA glycosylase; the encoded protein is MKIFQNDWAPLLEAEMQKEYYQKLRTILIKEYKTRTIYPDMYDIFNAMHYTPYNKVKVVILGQDPYHGPRQAHGLSFSVLPGVEPPPSLVNIFKELESDLGCKVPNHGCLRHWAKQGVLLLNTVLTVREYQANSHQGIGWEEFTDRIITHLNQRKEPMVFILWGRPAQRKQSMITNPNHLVITSPHPSPLSAYRGFFGSRPFSKANDFLMRHGMEPIDWQLPMEEEISK
- a CDS encoding NCS2 family permease codes for the protein MLEKLFHIKERGSSVRTEMIAGLTTFVTISYVIFVIPNMLCDAGMPKDAAIASTMYATIMATILMGLVANYPVAVAPGLGINAFFAYYVVGYLGLPWQTALGAVFISGMIFLLMTFGGIRQAIIRAVPQNLKTAIGVGIGFFIAFIGMKNAGIVVDDPSTFVTLGNIMQGPAMLATLGVILAGALMAKRVQGAMLISIFVLTVVGMFTGLVPQPTSIHDIISFDLPSLSGTFMALDIAAALEFGLFSIIFTFTIVELFDNMGTLIGLTRKAKLMDEKGEVQDLDRALTADAVGAVAGSVMGTTTVTAYIESATGIAEGGKTGLTAFVVAGLFAVALFFAPLVGLVPAYATAPALILVGALMIMEVRAIDFDDLTEGIPAFLTIVMMPLTFSIANGFAFGFISYAFLKLLAGRGREVHYIVWLVAIAFIANFFMRMQ